The following are encoded together in the Flavobacterium sp. TR2 genome:
- a CDS encoding aspartate kinase — translation MRVFKFGGASVKDADGIKNVYDVLQKVGYEDVILVVSAMGKTTNALEVVIKNYFEKSAELNSSVQEIKKYHNQILLDLFEDENHDVFAAVNAQFAELEYFLAHNKSPNYNFVYDQVVSFGELISTNILSHYMNFRGIQTQWLDVRNFIKTNANYRDAEVDWETTQQNISKNVPRKQLNITQGFLGADENNFTTTLGREGSDYTAGIFAYCLNAESVTIWKDVPGVMNADPRYFENASLLNQISYREAIELAFYGATVIHPKTLQPLQKKEIPLYVKSFINPLLKGTCVSKGVDLEPQYPCFIVKREQLLISLSSIDFSFIMEENISEIFGLFHEFKIKVNLIQNSAISFSVCVEDKFGNFPELNAILSKKFKVEYSENVTLYTIRHFTEEAAQTVEANKEVLLKQVSRETMQIVTKELN, via the coding sequence ATGAGAGTATTTAAATTTGGTGGTGCATCGGTAAAAGATGCAGATGGAATTAAAAACGTATACGACGTTTTACAAAAAGTGGGTTATGAAGATGTAATTCTTGTGGTGTCGGCTATGGGAAAAACAACAAATGCTCTTGAGGTTGTAATTAAGAATTACTTCGAGAAATCGGCAGAACTAAATTCTTCTGTTCAGGAAATTAAAAAATACCACAATCAAATCTTATTGGATTTATTTGAAGATGAGAATCATGACGTTTTTGCAGCTGTAAATGCTCAGTTTGCTGAGTTAGAATATTTCTTGGCCCATAATAAATCTCCAAATTACAACTTTGTTTACGACCAAGTGGTAAGCTTTGGAGAATTGATTTCTACAAATATCTTAAGCCACTACATGAATTTCAGAGGAATTCAGACACAATGGCTTGACGTTCGCAATTTCATCAAAACCAATGCAAACTATAGAGATGCAGAAGTTGATTGGGAAACTACACAGCAAAACATCAGCAAAAATGTACCTAGAAAACAATTAAACATCACACAAGGTTTCTTAGGCGCAGACGAAAATAATTTCACTACGACTTTAGGCCGTGAAGGTTCTGATTATACTGCTGGAATTTTTGCCTACTGCTTAAATGCCGAAAGCGTAACCATTTGGAAAGATGTTCCTGGAGTTATGAATGCCGATCCTCGTTATTTTGAAAATGCGAGTCTGTTAAACCAAATTTCGTACCGCGAGGCTATCGAATTGGCATTTTACGGAGCAACGGTTATTCACCCAAAAACACTGCAGCCACTGCAGAAAAAAGAAATTCCCTTGTATGTAAAATCTTTTATCAATCCGTTATTAAAAGGGACTTGCGTTTCTAAAGGAGTAGATCTGGAACCGCAATATCCATGTTTTATCGTAAAAAGAGAACAGCTTTTAATTTCACTTTCATCCATTGATTTCTCTTTCATCATGGAGGAAAACATCAGTGAGATTTTCGGTTTATTCCACGAATTCAAAATCAAAGTAAACTTGATTCAGAACTCAGCAATTAGTTTCTCTGTATGCGTGGAAGATAAATTTGGGAATTTCCCAGAACTGAACGCTATTCTCTCTAAAAAATTCAAAGTAGAATACAGCGAAAATGTAACCTTATATACAATCCGTCACTTTACCGAAGAAGCAGCGCAGACTGTTGAGGCTAATAAAGAAGTTTTATTGAAACAAGTTAGCCGCGAAACCATGCAGATTGTCACTAAAGAATTAAACTAA